agcaacgacaACCAATCTCAGTCGACCACTCAGacatcatcttcaaccaGTGAATCAAGCTCTACCACATCCTCAACATCTAGTGAGCCAATGGCTGCGGCGACAATTACTGGTGATCAATTCCTGGAGGCCGCGCCTGTTACCTCGTGGTATGAGGTGCAGCAGTCGCTTCTGTCGGAGCTCATGGCAGACACCACCGATCCATACATTACCTGGACGCCCTCAAGCTCGTCCTCTGGCTCGCTGTCGTCGCCAACCTCCAAGCCTCAGATCACCTCGTCGTCTGCTCCTTCGACAAGTCCACCCACATCCGCCGAGAcaacttcatcaacaacagacACgacctctgcctcttctacCACTGACAGCTCCGACTGTTCTGTTATCTCCCAGGGAGACATGCGCATACTCTCCTGTCCGTCGACCACTAGTACTAGCACATCGTCGACGTCTACCTCTTCTCCAAGTAGCAGCTCCGGCTGTTCGGTCTCCTTCCAAGGAGACATGGGCGTACTCTCTTGTCCGTCGACAACTAGCTCATCGACGACTAGCACATCGTCGGCCTCCAGTGTCGTTCTGTCTGGCTCCCCAACGTCCTCTGGGACGCCTACcacctcttcgtcgtccaGCTCATCTGCATCCCCAACGCCATCTGAAGACCCAGGTACGGCCGACTGTAAAATCATCTTCAAGGATGATCTCGCCTCGAAAAAGGACTGGATGTACAAGGTCACCATGTCTGGCGACTGGGTAGACGAGAAGGTCGTCAAGACCGAGATCTCGACCTGCAGCAACGAGGGAGGCCAGCCCTCAGCGTGGGTCTGGGAGGACCAGGGTGACGGCTTTTACATGGCTGGCTTCGACCTGTACGATCTGTCGGACGAGGACTGTGTGGCATCTGCCATCAGgagcgcctcctccttcaatgTGAAGGAGTTGACATGTAACGATTATATTGGCGAAGACAGTGATCTGGCGATGGAGTTGACGGACCAAAGCTCGAGTTAGTGCTGTACATAATTGAACCTATTAATAGCTGtgtataattattagtatactgTCTTTCCTATATCTACCACTGTGCGCAAAGCACAACTcataatattatttctacAGCACAAGGCCTTTATACGCAAGTCTGTATGTCTAATTACTGTTTCTTCCAGCGTCATCAACCTCCACTGTCATCTCTGGCTGGGTCTGGACCGTGGGAGCGCAATAGAGCGAGCATCAGCACTCTTTTAGAACTAGTATTGCCCCCCTAGACCCCTGAATCACTGAGGAACGTGGGTCGTGTAAGCCAAGCAAGAATAGTAAGTGTAAGCCATGTTTTCGCCCCTGCGAGGTCGCGCCTTCAAACACAGAACCCACAAGATGGCCAACAAGGATATACCACCTGAGGTTCAGCAGCAGGTTGCCAGGGAGTTTGATAGGATAAGGGCAACGATCCTCGAAGGGAACGAGCCTGGCCTGCCCCAACCAGGGCCCATGTTTAACTCAAGCCCGCGAGGCACCACGACAAGCCAAGAAAAATATGCGCCAGGAGGTCATAATGTCCCGGGTCCTTTGAATATTACCAAGTGGAACATCGACCATCCAGTAGTGTGGATGAACGCGATTCTCGTTGTAATCCTGGTCTCAGGGGCGTTTCTATTTTGGGGCTGTATAGCCCTGATGCAAGCAGCAGGACTCGTCGCACTATTAGCTCTGGTCGACTATCGAGTGTCCAGGTACGTCTAGACTCTTTCCATTATATAACTCTCGTGCTAATTCTATCATCACCAGATGGTTGCTGCATAAGCGACCGCTCAAGATTGGCCCTACCACAGAGTGATATGTGGCTTATGCTGAAATTTCGACCAAGATGGACGAGCCTGACATGATTTCCAAGTCCTCCAATGGTAATGCATCACTCGACATTCATGGACACCTACAGCCTAGAATCTTATATTGTATGCCGCTGGTGTGAATGCCCGAAGAAGCCCGGGTCTAGCTTTCTCACACCCAGCACAGCCATAGTCTATTCATTACTACTCTTTAGCCAATTGACAACATCGTGATACAAGATAAAGCCACCGGTTAGGGTTTAACTGGCGTGAGTTAGGTGTTCTTCCTAAATCACAATCTTCGTAAAGCGATCAGACTGTAACAGACCGATACCATGAGGTATTCCTTTATATCGTTACCCAAATACCTGGGAAGCCATATTAAAAGTAATACTCAGATTCTTGACGACGATTTTTATCCGCGATAACAACGAATGGAGCACATCAGGCCACGGTTGTGATAGCCACGGGCATGGGATTACTGTCAGTTCAGGCTTTTATCAACAAAAAATAACAAGAATGATAATGGAGGATTTTAGTTACTTAGAAGACCCGTGGACAATCTTACATGCTGAGTGCTGTAGATACACATGGAAATTGTAGTATACACAGTTGAACAGGATATTGACTAGACAGCAGCAAACTATTATGGTCGTCGGCTCGTCCGAGTGACCGAAATGCGTGAGTAGTACAGGTTATATGCGACCGGAATAACTATCAATGGTGTTTAAACCTCCTAGTTGTTGATTGCAGGTCGTAGGCTTGAGCGAATCTATATACAGGCATAACTTGACTCCCTTCTATATTCGCCTATAGTCGCCTCTTCCGCACCTCTGTATCTTGTTACAGTGTCCTAGTAGGCGTTGACACAGACTCCCGGAACGCCTGCTTGAGCCCCCCTCTGACAGGACTGGCCCTCTGGGCAATCTTGAGGGGTCTGGCAAGCTTCGCTACCTACAGGGATAGATGGTCAGTACATTTGACAAGCTATCTGTAGACTCCCACATACCAACTGCGGCCATAATGGCAACCAtgacgaaggcgaggaaCTTCATTGTGGGCTGTTTATGCAAATatgaggatgatgttatTTGAATGGGACTGGGTTTGGATTCGTAGCTGAGAGTCTCTCCCACCGGATCAAGTCGCCCTATTTATGTCCACCTGTGCCCGGTATCGGGCCCCTGTGCACCTTTCGCCCCCAGAATCCTGTGCTGAACGATGGAGTACGAGGAAGACATGAACAACTGTAGTCGAATCAGATAAGATCAGGCGATCCAGATCGTGGAGATATAAGCCAGGCGGGACTACATAAGCCAAACTTTGTATGTATCCAGTATCCAGAATAAGTCAACGTGATTACATGCAGTCCGTTCTCTGGTTGAGCGTAATGCGACGATCGGAGGACTTTGGGCCCAGCGCATTCCATGCGTTGTCATCAACGGAGAATTGTTGGTTTTGATCTCGTATATTTCGATGGCGGCTCAGTCGGTGCCGCTTATCAGATACACTCATAGTTGCACCCACGTCCCAGCACACCTTGCAAGTTGAGCAAGTTGACATGTTGTTGCAAAATTGGCATCCGAATGTATTTGTCAGGCTTTTCTGCTTTTGCTTGCAATATGGAAAGCGATGGGAGTTATTCAAAAGTTAATGGAAATTCTCTAGTGTGAGGCATTGTCGTGCgatatatatactttgaAAAGATCTGCATTTTTCAATGCTGCAACCAAAAACCATCATTTCTGTATTCACATGCTGGGAATACGAAAATAGCTCTAGAATACTTAGCAAAGTCTTCATTTAGTATTGTTATATACTGTGTGTAGTGAATATTGCTGTCTAATGTTGTGGTTGGTGTTCCCAAAAAGGAAGTCACGACTCGAGGTTGTGGCTTCCACTCTGGGACTAGGAATGCCACTAGCCCCATTTAGCTAGGCCGTGTCCTGGTCAGGTGACCCCCAGTACAGTGCGAGCTGCGCGTCCAACTCGCGTCCCTCCAGTCGCTTCATCTTCAGGCTCTGCTTGACCGGCGAGATTCCCTCTGCTTTCGCCGACGCGAAAACcacgtccagctcctccagcgtcCGGCCCTTCGTctcagggaagaagaaatacaCGCACGGTATCAGCGCTGCATTGAACACCGCAAAGATCACATACGTCTTGTACCCCAGGTTCTTGAACGCCGGCGGGGTGATCATGACAATGAGGAAGTTGGACATCCAGTTCGAGCTGGTCGATAGTGCGTTTGCCTGAATGCGGATGCGCAGGTTCGTGATCTCCGCTGGATACAGCCAGGTCATACCCAGCCagccgatggcgaagaatgtGTTGAATACAAAGAGGAAAACCGTTGCCGTGACACCGTATTTCGTGTTCAGCTCTGGCGCTCCGTTTGGGAGGGTTCGACCCGTGGAAACTGTCCCTGCCAGTATAGCCATCGAGGCCATCATTCCGAATGCTCCGATTAGCATGAGCTTGCGTCGTCCTGTGCGCTCGATTAGGGGCAAGGCAACCAGCGATGCTAGAAAGTACTCCGTCCCATTGCACGCCGCAAGGAGGCGGGACATGTCAGGAGCAAAACCTAGTGAATTTTCAAAGACAAAAGTGGCGTAGTAAGTAATCAAATTGATTCCGCACATCTGCTGAAAGAACTGTGCTACAACAGCCAAGACGGTGCGCCGGAGGTTCTGGGATGGACCATTGGTGAGAAGCTCTTTGTACCGGAGTGGACCTCCCTTGCTCTGTGCGGCCAGCGCGTCGTTGATGTTCTGGATTTCCTGCTCGACTTCCCTGTCATGCTCGGGCTTTCCGACCAGGCGCGCGGTTACATCCCGGGCTTCTGTATGCCGTCCCTGCATGATCAACCATCGCGGAGAGTCAGGGAGATACAAAAGTCCGATCATGACAACGATGGTAAAGAACGACTGGAACATGAGCGGGAAGCGCCAGCGGACAGACCCTGTGAGGAAGTAGAACCCGTAGTCAACCCAGTACGCGATCATGATTCCGGCA
Above is a window of Aspergillus puulaauensis MK2 DNA, chromosome 2, nearly complete sequence DNA encoding:
- a CDS encoding uncharacterized protein (TransMembrane:1 (o82-115i);~antiSMASH:Cluster_2.1), translated to MANKDIPPEVQQQVAREFDRIRATILEGNEPGLPQPGPMFNSSPRGTTTSQEKYAPGGHNVPGPLNITKWNIDHPVVWMNAILVVILVSGAFLFWGCIALMQAAGLVALLALVDYRVSRWLLHKRPLKIGPTTE
- a CDS encoding sugar porter family MFS transporter (COG:G;~EggNog:ENOG410PVWU;~InterPro:IPR005828,IPR003663,IPR036259,IPR020846;~PFAM:PF00083,PF07690;~SMCOG1169:sugar transport protein;~TransMembrane:12 (i74-92o149-166i178-198o204-220i232-251o266-285i356-379o391-410i422-442o462-485i497-516o528-546i);~antiSMASH:Cluster_2.1;~go_component: GO:0016020 - membrane [Evidence IEA];~go_component: GO:0016021 - integral component of membrane [Evidence IEA];~go_function: GO:0022857 - transmembrane transporter activity [Evidence IEA];~go_process: GO:0055085 - transmembrane transport [Evidence IEA]) gives rise to the protein MSSTTRSSPLQEKADSTSSNSPSHTENQDASSKAERIQCERNRTKATNGLGSYFNWMGNLPEWSVRGSHLSGRTLNISIGFIASCGFLMFGYDQGVLSSLLTLDDFQKQLSLMTPRDDFNPLCWIETPEGRVPHPDNCKGTANTQAAGVAIYQIGCWLGSLVILVYGESWGRKSSTFWGSLLMIIGTIMQAACFEYGLFVAGRVVGGIGNGMVTSTIPTWQSECARPHQRGVLIMLSGALISAGIMIAYWVDYGFYFLTGSVRWRFPLMFQSFFTIVVMIGLLYLPDSPRWLIMQGRHTEARDVTARLVGKPEHDREVEQEIQNINDALAAQSKGGPLRYKELLTNGPSQNLRRTVLAVVAQFFQQMCGINLITYYATFVFENSLGFAPDMSRLLAACNGTEYFLASLVALPLIERTGRRKLMLIGAFGMMASMAILAGTVSTGRTLPNGAPELNTKYGVTATVFLFVFNTFFAIGWLGMTWLYPAEITNLRIRIQANALSTSSNWMSNFLIVMITPPAFKNLGYKTYVIFAVFNAALIPCVYFFFPETKGRTLEELDVVFASAKAEGISPVKQSLKMKRLEGRELDAQLALYWGSPDQDTA